The DNA region GTAGTAATATGAGTAGTGAAATTACGAGTAGCAGATATTCTTTTCGCTTCAGGTTTTTAAGTTGGGCCTTGCTACGTTCATCATATTGATTCACAATATCATCCATTAACTGAAGAAAGTTATTTTCATTTTTTAGAACTACGTCAACATTATGTTCCAGCCCAGCCGTGTTGAGACTCTGGTTGTTAAAGGATGTAATTATGGTTTCCGCAGCTTGTACCATAACGGAATGATGGGGTTCAAGTTTTTTGAACAACATCAGTATTTCAGGGTCTCTCTCGGCAGGAATACCTATTGCTTCGTCACCGTTTTGAAGTGCTAAATGCGAGTGTTTCCATATAGAGATGGTTTTGGAAAGTGCGTTGATTTTGGGCTTGATTTCTCCATTGGGAAAGGCGTTCTTAATCAGCAACAATTCTTTGGTCAGCTTTTGACTGTAGGCCCTTTGAAACCCTGCTACATTAATTACCCTAGAATCGCTAAGTTGGGAGTCTAGGTGGGATTGTATAAGAATTTGTGCCACAATAATCGTAAGCGCAATACCTGCCAATGCCAATAAGTACCATTTTCTGATACTCAGAAAAGTTTCGGAATCTAGCGGTAACCGATTTTTGTTTATTGGCATAGAATGTATTTAAGCGTCAGGAAACGTTTACTCAGCTATAGCCTTTGAAACTAGTTCTAACGATTTTTGTGAAAGTGGCAGTTGCAATGCAGCATTATGGCCATCTTCAGACATTTTTCTCCAAGTTTTCTGTAGAATATCTATTACTTTGGCATCTTCATGTTCAGAAGCAAATGGTTCAAAATAATGCTCTAAAAACACCAAACAAATAACATCCTCCAATGTTTGGGTATCCTCATTTTTCTTCAGTTGCTTTTTCTCTAGTAAAAAGGCCACTTTATCAATAGTTTCCTTGTTGTAACCTACTTCCTCTAATATGGAAGCTGCTTTTTTCGCATGGAATTTTTTTAGGTCCTGGCGCCATTTTAGATATCCTGTACGGTTCATTTCATAGGATTCCCGAGGAATTTCCCAGCGACAGATGTGTTGGCACCTTGCCGTTAGTTGTAAAGCTTCCGAGGCGTTGGGTGCAAAATCGTTCAATTTTTCCGTCATCCGAAGAGCATAAAGCAATTCTTTTGGGTAGGTTTTCCCAGAGGGAACGGTTTCTGTATGTGGGTCTTTTTCATTCGCCTTATCAAACAATGAAAAGGCTTGCTGTAATTTATCGGGCGATGTCATAGCGTAAATTTTGGCCCTAATATACGAATACCGTGAAACCTAGTACAGTTCTATGAAATCACTTTGTTCAACTCTTAAGAATTAAGGCTATTTTCGGGTGATTTTACACTTTTCTTATTTACCTGCTTACGTACTAGTCTGCAAAACCAACATACACAAAATCGTCCTCTATCTTAACGGGATAGGTGGCAATAGCATCAAGGCTTCCGTTTAGATTTTCGCCTGTTTTAAGCGAAAAGGTGTTTTTATGAAGCGGACATGCAACTTTGGGCTGCATATCTTCCTCTCCGATCATACCTCTAGAGAGTACCATCTCCATTTTATGCGGACATAGATTTTGGCATGCGTACCATGTGCCTTGGCGCGTAAAATTGAAAACGGCAATCTGTTTGTCCTTATACTTTATGCAAGCTCCACCGTTTTTCGGAAATTTTAGTGCTGGTCCTGCTTTGAACCAGACTTTTACATGAGCTGCTTGTACCGTTTCGTATGTGCTTAAATTTGCAATCATAATTTTGTGTTTTAAGTTTGAGATTTCACTGAACGGAAAATAATTTCAAAGGATTACGCCCACTCTTTAGGCATTTTTTGTTCCCGAAGTGATACAAATTCAATGTTATCGTCCGGCTCGTCCGAATTAATGAAATGCGTATAACGCTCCCTTATCTCTGGTGTCTCTACGGCTTCTTTCCATTCGCACTTATAGGTGTTAACAAAATTCTGCATGTCCGTGTCCAATTCATCTACAATCCCTAGAGAATCATTAATTACCACATTTTTTAGGTAGGTTATGCCACCTTCCAGCTTTTCTAACCACGCTGCCGTTCGCGTAAGTGGTGGAGCAGTTTTTATGTAGAACATCATGAAGCGATCTACGTATTTTATGGCGGTTTCTTTATCTACTTTTTCAGCTAGTAATTCGGCATGTCTTGGAGTGGCTCCGCCATTTCCACCTACGTAGACGTTCCATCCGCCTTCAACGGCTATAAAACCGAAATCTTTGCAACGTGCTTCAGCACATTCACGGATACATCCAGAAACTCCTCCTTTAAATTTGTGTGGAGAACGAATGCCTTTGTACCTGTTTTCAATTTCAATGGCAAAACTTACGCTTTCGTCCATTCCATAGCGGCACCATGTGGAGCCTACACAACTTTTTACCGTACGCAGTGATTTTCCATAGGCTTGTCCCGTTTCAAATCCTTCGGCTATGAGTTCTTCCCAAATAAGTGGAAGCTCGTGCAGTTTTGCCCCGAACATATCTATTCGTTGCCCCCCTGTAATTTTAGTGTACAGGTCGTATTTCTTGGCAATTCTACCCAAAGCCATTAATTGTTTAGGCGAGATTTCTCCCCCGGCAACCCGTGGTACAACAGAGTAGGTTCCGTTTCGTTGTATATTGGCCAAATAACGGTCGTTACTATCCTGAATGGTTTCTTGTCGGTTTGCCGTTTCATTATAGATACTGGCAAAAATTGAAGCGGCGGCTGGTTTACAAACTTCGCAGCCGTGACCCTTGCCCACTTCATCTAGCAATTGGTCGTAATCTTGAATACCTTTAAGTTTTACGATATCAAATAGTTCTTGACGCGAATAGTCAAAATGCTCACAAATACTTTCCTTAACGGTTTTTCCTAGTGTTTTTAGACTTTCCTTCACCAAATCTGCAACCATAGGTTTACAACCCCCGCAACCGGTAGTGGCTTTAGTGGCTTTTGCTACATCTTTAACGGTTTCGTTACCGTCATCAATAACGGAACAACAAACGGCACCTTTGGTAACAGCTTCGCAAGAACAGATTACGGCCGTATCCGGTAAATCCATGGCACTACCAAAAGCCGAACCACCTTCGCCTCTGGTGCCAACAATGAGCTCTTCGGCATTATCCGGTAATGGAATATTGTTCAGGTACATTTGGTGTAGGATGCTATAATCTTCGGCATCGCCTACCATAATACCACCTAACAGTGTTTTGCCATCTAGGCTTACATTTATACGCTTGTAGAGTCCTTTGGTCTTGTTTTCGTAAATAATGGAAAGTCCTTTTTCCGCAGGCATATAAGGAACACCAAAACTTGCAACATCTACCCCAATTAGTTTCAGCTTGGTAGACATATCTATTTCCGAACTCATTAAAACTTCATTGTTTTCTATAATCTGGTTCACGGCTACTTCTGCCATTTCATAACCCGGAGCAACCAGGCCGTATATCATTTGATTATAAAGAGCAACTTCTCCAATAGCGTATATATTGGGGTCTGAAGTTTGCATTCTGTCATTTACCACAATACCGCCACGGACGCCCATTGCCAGGTTACAGGTTTTGCCAAGTTCATCTCGTGGACGGATCCCGGCAGAAACTACTAGCATATCAACTTCAAGGGAATCATCCTCTCCAAAGTCCATTCCTGTAATGGCCCCATCACCTAAAATTCTATTGGTAGCCTTTCCTAAATGAATGTTGATGCCTATGTTTTCTAGGGTTAGCTGTAGAACATTGCTACTTCTGGAATCTAATTGTCTGGGCATTAATTTGGGCGCGAACTCCACTACGTGAGGTTCTAGACCCATATCCATTACAGCTTTTCCTGCCTCTAAACCTAAAAGACCACCGCCCAATATGGCTGCACGGCCATTGGGTTTCGCTGCTTTTATTTTTTCGGCATACCCTAGCATAGCTTCTAAATCCTCTATGGTACGGTATACAAATACGCCCTCTTTTTCCACTCCGTTTATAGGAGGGACAAACGGACTTGAACCTGTAGCCAGGACTAGGTAGTCATATTTATATTCTTTATCACTTCCCGTGGTTATGGTTTTTGTTTTACGGTGTATATCCGTAACACGTTCGTTTACCACAAGTTCTATATTGTTTTCGGCATACCAACTAGCGGGAGCTAGTTCCAATGCTTTTGCATCTCTGTTTCCAAAAAACTCGCTGAGGTGTACGCGATCGTATGCGGCACGGGGCTCCTCTCCGAAAACAATAATCTTAAAATTTTCTGATTCTTCTTTAGCTGCGATTTTCTCACAGAACTTATATCCGACCATGCCGTTACCGACAACAATAATAGTTTTCATAGGCTTCGATTTTAAACTACTTAGCAATATTACGTATTAATACGTATATATTTACTGTTTTTATGAAAATAATTACGTAGTTTTGTTGAGGAATTACTAATACAACCCTTTAATAATGTTAGGTATGGAAACAGTTAGAGAACCAATAGTTACCTTAATAGGAGCAGGCCCAGGAAGCGCAGACCTTATAACAGTTAGGGGTTTGGTGGCTTTAAAGGCTGCGGATGTAGTGTTGTATGACGCATTAATTGATGAGGACCTATTATTACAGATTGATGAAAGTATACCTAAGATATACGTAGGCAAACGATGCGGTAAACATTCGTTCACACAAGATGATATTAACATGCTCATAGTTGAAAAAGCGTTTGAATACGGTCATGTGGTTCGTTTAAAAGGGGGAGACCCTTTTGTATTCGGTAGGGCTCATGAAGAAATTGATTATGTAGAATCTTTTGGTATTCCGGTAACGGTCGTTCCCGGAGTGTCAAGTGCAATAGCGGTGCCTTCCAGTCAGGGTATACCCATGACGCGCAGAGGTGTAAGTAGTAGCTTTTGGGTAATGACTGCAACAAAACGTGATGGCTCCTTTTCGGAAGATTTAAAGTATGCCTCCCAGTCTTCTGCAACTATGGTGATTTTGATGGGAGTAAGAAAGTTAAAAGAAATATCAGCTGAAGTCAGTAAATATAAAGGTTCATTAACTCCTATGGCTGTTATTCAAAATGGTACAATGCGTAATGAGACTTGTAAGGTAGGAACTTTGGGCAGTATAAATTCTGAGATTTCGGATATAGATTTATCTAAGCCCGGTATTATTGTAATAGGAAATGTAGTCGCGGAACATCCATCTTTTTTTGAGGAAGAGGTACAGCGCGTACTGCATTCGGGTATGTAAAATGATACGGTTCAGAGCGCGATACATATAGTACATAATTCGCTAAAATCGCTGCATATATTGCTTATTACAGGCAGTGTATACAGCGATTTTTTTAGATATAATTCGATATTATCAAATTTTCCTAGTCTTTTTTTGGAATAACTGATTTTTCTCCGCTTCCACCTTCTATCCTCGTAAAAATACTTAGAATTTAGGCGATATTTTAGATAATACGTAGTAATACGTATAAATATACGTAGTTTTGAGTATCGTTAAACTTTAAACATCAGTATTATGGAAACTCAATCTAAAAAAGCGACCAGCTTAAAACTGACCGATATTAAAAGTGTGCCAATTCGTACATTTTGGATTACTTCAATAGCGTTCTTTATTTGCTTTTTTGCTTGGTTCGGTATTGTGCCATTTATGCCGGACGTTGTAAAGGACTTAGGGCTGACCCCTGAACAAAAATGGAATTCCATTATTTTGGCAGTAACAGGAACGGTATTCGCAAGGTTGCTAATTGGTAAATTATGTGATAAGTACGGCCCAAGAATATGTTACACCTATTTATTGATTTTGGGCGCTATACCTGTAATTCTACTTGGGTTTGTGCAAACCCCGACACAGTTTTTAATCTGTCGTTTGTTTATAGGTTTTATTGGGGCATCGTTTGTAATTACTCAGTTTCATACTTCAATCATGTTTGCATCTAATATTGTGGGTACAGCAAATGCAACATCTGCCGGATGGGGAAATTTAGGTGGTGGAGCAAACCGTTTAGGTATGCCGTTGATTGCCGCTGCGGTGGTGAGTTTTGGAGTTGCCGATGAGGTTGCTTGGAGATATTCAATGATGATTGCGGGTGTAATTGCTATGCTTATGGGGCTAGTGTACTACTTTTTTACACAAGACACCC from Zobellia alginiliquefaciens includes:
- a CDS encoding DUF4202 domain-containing protein — its product is MTSPDKLQQAFSLFDKANEKDPHTETVPSGKTYPKELLYALRMTEKLNDFAPNASEALQLTARCQHICRWEIPRESYEMNRTGYLKWRQDLKKFHAKKAASILEEVGYNKETIDKVAFLLEKKQLKKNEDTQTLEDVICLVFLEHYFEPFASEHEDAKVIDILQKTWRKMSEDGHNAALQLPLSQKSLELVSKAIAE
- the nirD gene encoding nitrite reductase small subunit NirD — protein: MIANLSTYETVQAAHVKVWFKAGPALKFPKNGGACIKYKDKQIAVFNFTRQGTWYACQNLCPHKMEMVLSRGMIGEEDMQPKVACPLHKNTFSLKTGENLNGSLDAIATYPVKIEDDFVYVGFAD
- the nirB gene encoding nitrite reductase large subunit NirB; the protein is MKTIIVVGNGMVGYKFCEKIAAKEESENFKIIVFGEEPRAAYDRVHLSEFFGNRDAKALELAPASWYAENNIELVVNERVTDIHRKTKTITTGSDKEYKYDYLVLATGSSPFVPPINGVEKEGVFVYRTIEDLEAMLGYAEKIKAAKPNGRAAILGGGLLGLEAGKAVMDMGLEPHVVEFAPKLMPRQLDSRSSNVLQLTLENIGINIHLGKATNRILGDGAITGMDFGEDDSLEVDMLVVSAGIRPRDELGKTCNLAMGVRGGIVVNDRMQTSDPNIYAIGEVALYNQMIYGLVAPGYEMAEVAVNQIIENNEVLMSSEIDMSTKLKLIGVDVASFGVPYMPAEKGLSIIYENKTKGLYKRINVSLDGKTLLGGIMVGDAEDYSILHQMYLNNIPLPDNAEELIVGTRGEGGSAFGSAMDLPDTAVICSCEAVTKGAVCCSVIDDGNETVKDVAKATKATTGCGGCKPMVADLVKESLKTLGKTVKESICEHFDYSRQELFDIVKLKGIQDYDQLLDEVGKGHGCEVCKPAAASIFASIYNETANRQETIQDSNDRYLANIQRNGTYSVVPRVAGGEISPKQLMALGRIAKKYDLYTKITGGQRIDMFGAKLHELPLIWEELIAEGFETGQAYGKSLRTVKSCVGSTWCRYGMDESVSFAIEIENRYKGIRSPHKFKGGVSGCIRECAEARCKDFGFIAVEGGWNVYVGGNGGATPRHAELLAEKVDKETAIKYVDRFMMFYIKTAPPLTRTAAWLEKLEGGITYLKNVVINDSLGIVDELDTDMQNFVNTYKCEWKEAVETPEIRERYTHFINSDEPDDNIEFVSLREQKMPKEWA
- the cobA gene encoding uroporphyrinogen-III C-methyltransferase; amino-acid sequence: METVREPIVTLIGAGPGSADLITVRGLVALKAADVVLYDALIDEDLLLQIDESIPKIYVGKRCGKHSFTQDDINMLIVEKAFEYGHVVRLKGGDPFVFGRAHEEIDYVESFGIPVTVVPGVSSAIAVPSSQGIPMTRRGVSSSFWVMTATKRDGSFSEDLKYASQSSATMVILMGVRKLKEISAEVSKYKGSLTPMAVIQNGTMRNETCKVGTLGSINSEISDIDLSKPGIIVIGNVVAEHPSFFEEEVQRVLHSGM